A region from the Ctenopharyngodon idella isolate HZGC_01 chromosome 13, HZGC01, whole genome shotgun sequence genome encodes:
- the zmiz1a gene encoding zinc finger MIZ domain-containing protein 1a isoform X7, with product MNSMKPSLSHGDGSFPYDSVPWQQNTNQAPGSLSVVTTVWGVTNTSQSQVLGNPMANTNNPMNPGGNALGSGMSANNPGINSPQFPGQQQQFSAKGGSNQAYMQQSMYGRPGHPGGGGFGASYPGGPNAPGGIGMPPHTRPPSDFTQPAAAAAAAAVAAAAATATATATATVAALQETNKDMNQYNQVCSSFQMGPTQGYNSQFMNQPGPRGPPSMAGGMNPAGMGGGMNSSNMSGPPMGMNQPRGPGMGPFGGHGQRMPQQGYPGPRPQSMPMQGNKRPYPGEPNYGGQQFGPNGQFPNQQGQYPNPNASRALPSPNYPGQRMPGQQSSGQYPPTGVAMGQYYKQEPFNGQNTNFSGGGYGYNQGNGPPRQVVNYPHSPVPGNPTPPMTPGSSIPPYLSPNQDVKPPFPPDMKPSMTSLPPPPTNPNEELRLTFPVRDGVVLEPFRLEHNLAVSNHVFHLRPSVHQTLMWRSDLELQFKCYHHEDRQMNTNWPASVQVSVNATPLTIERGDNKTSHKPLHLKHVCQPGRNTIQITVTACCCSHLFVLQLVHRPSVRSVLQGLLKKRLLPAEHCITKIKRNFSSVAASSGNATLNGEDGVEQTAIKVSLKCPITFRRIQLPARGHDCKHVQCFDLESYLQLNCERGTWRCPVCNKTALLEGLEVDQYMWGILNAIQNSEFEEVTIDPTCSWRPVAIKSDIHIKEDPDGPLAKRFKTMSPSQMIMPNVMDMIAQLGPGPSPYTPLPPQHGGNNGEYGGQGRGNSYQGHGNFDFSHSNSGGGAPMNDFMHGPQLSHPPDVPNSLMAPDKPLAHGMPDSMPHPVSADQSHASMQPGMHASPHPNSQSAQPLHHSGPPSSQPPRQPPPPQQPGQNSHPHADMTFNPAADGQAGGQGPADMPEPSLDLLPELANPDELLSYLDPPDLPSSSNDDLLSLFENN from the exons ATGAACTCTATGAAGCCCTCGCTCTCACATGG TGATGGGTCCTTTCCATATGACAGCGTTCCCTGGCAACAAAACACTAACCAGGCCCCGGGTTCGCTGTCAGTGGTTACAACGGTGTGGGGAGTTACCAATACGTCACAAAGTCAG GTATTGGGTAACCCCATGGCCAATACCAACAATCCCATGAACCCTGGAGGCAATGCACTAGGGTCGGGTATGTCAGCCAACAACCCAGGGATTAACTCACCTCAGTTCCCTGGCCAACAACAACAATTTTCAGCCAAAGGGGGATCCAACCAGGCCTACATGCAGCAAAGCATGTATGGACGTCCAGGGCACCCGGGAGGAGGCGGCTTTGGTGCAAG TTACCCGGGCGGGCCAAATGCGCCAGGTGGTATAGGCATGCCACCTCATACACGACCACCTTCGGATTTCACCCAACCTgctgccgccgccgccgccgctgCTGTCGCTGCTGCGGCCGCCACAGCAACAGCCACTGCCACAGCAACCGTAGCTGCCCTGCAAGAGACCAACAAAGACATGAACCAGTACAACCAG GTCTGCTCCTCTTTCCAGATGGGGCCGACGCAAGGCTACAACAGCCAGTTCATGAACCAGCCAGGGCCCCGCGGCCCCCCGTCCATGGCAGGAGGCATGAACCCAGCTGGTATGGGTGGTGGCATGAATAGCTCCAACATGAGTGGCCCGCCAATGGGTATGAACCAGCCCAGAGGCCCAGGGATGGGACCCTTCGGTGGCCATGGGCAAAGGATGCCCCAACAGGGTTACCCTGGACCCAGACCTCAGTCTATGCCCATGCAGGGCAATAAGAGGCCCTATCCAGGAGAG cctaatTATGGAGGCCAGCAGTTTGGACCCAATGGCCAGTTTCCCAACCAGCAAGGGCAGTACCCTAACCCAAATGCTTCTAGAGCTCTTCCATCACCCAATTACCCTGGGCAGAGGATGCCAGGACAACAGAGCTCTGGTCAGTACCCCCCAACAGGGGTAGCCATGGGCCAATACTATAAG CAAGAGCCGTTTAATGGTCAGAACACCAATTTCTCTGGAGGTGGTTATGGGTATAATCAAGGAAATGGG CCTCCTCGGCAGGTGGTGAACTATCCACACTCCCCGGTTCCTGGGAACCCCACGCCACCCATGACTCCAGGAAGTAGTATCCCTCCATATTTGTCGCCTAATCAGGATGTCAAGCCCCcgtttcctccagacatgaaGCCAAGCATGACGTCTCTGCCTCCGCCTCCAA CCAACCCCAATGAGGAGCTTCGCCTGACGTTCCCCGTGAGGGATGGAGTGGTGCTGGAGCCCTTCAGATTAGAGCACAACCTGGCCGTCAGTAACCATGTCTTCCATCTGCGCCCCTCCGTCCACCAGACGCTCATGTGGAG ATCTGATCTGGAGCTGCAGTTTAAGTGCTATCATCACGAGGACCGACAAATGAACACCAATTGGCCCGCATCCGTCCAAGTCAGTGTCAACGCCACCCCCCTCACTATTGAGAGAGGCGACAATAAGACATCCCACAAACCCCTGCACCTAAAGCATGTGTGTCAGCCAGGGAGAAACACCATCCAGATTACGGTCACAGCCTGCTGTTGT TCGCACTTGTTCGTGCTGCAGCTGGTCCACAGGCCGTCGGTGAGATCGGTCCTGCAGGGGCTCCTGAAGAAGAGGCTCCTTCCTGCCGAACACTGCATTACCAAAA TTAAAAGAAACTTCAGTAGTGTAGCAGCGTCCTCTGGGAATGCCACACTAAATGGAGAGGATGGAGTAGAGCAGACAGCCATCAAAGTGTCCCTCAAGTGTCCAATCACATTCCGACGGATCCAGCTCCCTGCTAGGGGACATGACTGTAAACATGTGCAG TGCTTTGATTTGGAGTCCTATCTGCAGCTGAACTGTGAGCGAGGAACGTGGAGATGTCCTGTATGCAA TAAAACAGCATTATTGGAAGGGCTAGAGGTGGATCAGTACATGTGGGGAATTCTCAATGCAATTCAAAA TTCGGAGTTTGAAGAGGTCACCATCGATCCTACGTGTAGTTGGAGGCCGGTGGCCATAAAGTCAGACATTCATATAAAGGAGGACCCAGATGGCCCTCTGGCCAAGCGTTTTAAAACCATGAGTCCCAGTCAAATGATCATGCCTAATGTGATGGATATGATCGCCCAGCTGGGTCCCGGCCCTTCACCCTacacccccctcccccctcagCATGGAGGAAACAATGGCGAATATGGGGGCCAAGGTAGAG GCAATAGTTACCAGGGCCATGGAAACTTTGACTTCTCCCACAGTAACTCTGGTGGCGGAGCTCCCATGAATGACTTCATGCATGGACCCCAGCTCTCACATCCACCAGACGTGCCCAACAGCCTCATGGCCCCTGACAAGCCTCTCGCCCACGGCATGCCCGACTCG ATGCCCCATCCCGTGAGCGCTGATCAATCCCATGCTTCCATGCAGCCAGGCATGCACGCATCCCCCCACCCCAACAGCCAATCAGCTCAGCCATTGCATCACAGCGGCCCCCCATCCTCCCAGCCCCCACGCCAGCCCCCGCCCCCACAGCAGCCAGGCCAAAACAGTCACCCACATGCCGACATGACCTTCAACCCTGCCGCTGATGGGCAGGCAGGTGGCCAGGGACCTGCAGACATGCCCGAGCCTTCTCTGGAT CTTCTGCCAGAACTGGCAAACCCAGACGAGTTGTTGTCATACTTAGACCCTCCGGACCTCCCAAGCAGCAGCAATGACGATCTGCTTTCCCTCTTTGAGAACAACTGA